In Wenzhouxiangella sp. XN201, the sequence CTCTCGACAACACCCGGCCGGCATGATCGACCAGCGCGAGCAGCAGATCGAATTCCATGCGCGTCAATTCGATGTCGGTACCGTCTTCGGCCGTCAGCCGGCGACCTTCACGATCGAGCCTGAGCGGACCGATGCTGCTGGTCGCGGATGCCGCCGGGGCTTGCTGGCCGTTCTTGCGGTAGCGTCGAAGGACACTGCGCACCCGCGCGAGCAGCTCACGCGGCTCGAACGGCTTGACCAGGTAATCGTCGGCGCCGATCTCGAGACCGAGGATCCGGTCGATGGGCTCACCGGCGCCCGAGACGATGATGATCGGGATGTCGTGGTGTTCGCGGATGAAACGCGCCAGGCTCAGCCCGTCCTCGCCCGGCAGGCCGATGTCCAGGATGACCAGGTCGGGGATGGCAGCGTCGAGCTGACTGCGCGCCGACTGCGCGCTGTCGGTTACCTGGACGTGGTAGTCGTGACTATTGCCATGACTCTCGAAAACGTCGCACATCAGCTGCCGGATGACCGGGTCGTCATCAACCACCAGCAGTTCGTGGGTCGGATCCATTGCAACAGAGCCTCCGCCGGTCGTTGGCCGATTATGCTCCGATCGGTCGGATGCTTCCACCCTGCAGTTCGCTATGCCTTGACCTCGACGCGAGGCCGGGACAAAGTTGCCGTAGGAAGATCACGGGATTCAGCCATGAAGCGACGTCAACTTCTCCAGGGCCTTTTGGCCGCGCCGCTGGTCTGGCCGCTGGCCGGACTTCAGGCGGCCGAGTCGAGGCCCGATAACGGCCGCCGGGTGGTGGTGGTCGGCGCCGGTGCTTTCGGCGGCTGGACGGCCCTGCGCCTGGCCCAGTCGGGGGCGCAGGTCACGCTCATCGAACGCTTCTCGCCCGGGCATTTCATGTCGAGTTCCGGGGGCGACTCACGGGTGATCCGGCACATGTACACCAATCCGCTATACGTACGCATGGTCGAGCGTTCGTTGGCGCTATACCGCCAGGCCGATCGCGAGTGGCACAAGCGCCTGCTGCACCCGATTGGCGTGCTGTTCATGCGCCAGCCGGCCGGGGCCGGATTCTTCGAGGCCGGCAAACCGGCGCTGTCGGAAGTGGGTATCGAGCATGAGCGTCTCGGGCCCGAGGAGATCGCGGCCCGCTGGCCGCAGATCGGTGTCGACGGCCTCGACGAGGCGATCTACGAGCCCCAAGCCGGCTATCTGATGGCCCGCCGTGCCTGCGAGGCGGTGTATGCCGCGCTGCAGCGCGCCGGCGGTCGGGTCGTTGCCGGCCAGGCCAAGCCAGGCACGATGCGTTCCGGGCGTCTCGAATCGGCCCGTCTGCCCGACGGCAGCGAAGTTCGCGCCGACGATTTCGTGTTCGCCTGCGGTCCCTGGCTGCCCGAGTTGTTTTCCGAAGTGCTCGGCCCGGTGCTCGAGACCTCGCGCCAGGACATCTACTATTTTTCGCCGCCGACCGACGGGCCCGGCCATTCCGAGAACGAGCTGCCGGTCTGGGCCGATTTCGGCGAGCGCCTGTGGTACGGCATACCCGGCAATCGACGCTGGGGCTTCAAGGTGGCCGACGATACCCGCGGCGAGCCGGTCGAGCCGCAAGACCGCGACCGCCAGGTCGATCACGCGCACGTCGAAATGGCGCGCGAATTCATGCGCCGGCGCTTTCCGGCAATGGGCGATGCCGCGCTCGAAGGGGCGCGCTTCTGCCAGTACACCAACACCCCCGATGGCGATTTCATCCTCGACCGCCATCCCGAAGCCGCCAACCTGTGGCTGGTCGGCGGCGGCTCGGGCCATGGCTTCAAGCACGGCCCGGCGCTGGGCGAGCTGGTGGCCGAGTCCGTGCTGCGAGGCGAGCAGGCCGAGCCGGCCTTCGCGCTGTCGCGCTTCGACCGGCAGGCCGACGCAAACGGGGAATGAATCGCCGCGGTATCAGGCGTAGGTTTCAGTCGTTTCGCTGACCTGTTCGGGGCGGGCGTGGCCGCGCAACCACTCGGTCAAGGCCGCCTCGTCCAATTCATCGGCAGCGAGCGCCATGAAAACAGGATAGAGGTCGCTGTCATCGGCAACGAGCTGATAGCCGTTGAGTTCCAGAAAGAGTTCACAGGCCACGGCAGCCGTTCGCTTGTTGCCATCCACGAACGGGTGGTTGCGGCTCAAGCCGAACGCATACGCTGCAGCCAACGAGATCATGTCGACATCTTCACCGTAAACGTGCCTCTGTTGCGGACGCGCCAGTGCCGGCTCCAGCATGCCTCGGTCCCGCACACCGGAGCCGCCCCCATGCTCGATCAACTGGCGCTCGTGGACTGCCTCGATCAACTCGGTTGAAAGCCAGACCGGATCGCTCATGACCTATTCCGCCAGCTTTTTGAGCAGGTTGCGACGCTTGCGCATGATCTTCTCGGCCACATCCATCTGCCGGGCCAGCTCGGGGTCGTAGGGGCTGAGCACGATACCGTCGGGCGTTTCGCGCACCATCAGCTCGTCGCCGCGGCCCACGCGCAGGCGCTCGAGCACGTCCTTGGGCAGGATGACGCCGGTGGAATTGCCGATGGCGGAGACTTTGAGCTTGCGGGTCATGGGGCGGCTCGGGAATGGTTGTTTCGGGCAGTATAACAAATGTATTACAGCACTTGGGCGGGCCGGGGCGACAGCGCCATTGTCATCCCGGACGGCGCGTCAGCGCCGAGCCGGGATCTCGCACGGTGAGGCGGGCACTCAGCCGGGCCGTGCCCAGACTCGGCGTGGGAGGTCCCGGCTCGGAGGCCGGGACGACACATGGGTGCCGTAGTGATATCCAGTGTGTGAGGTCCCGGCTCTGGGGCCGGGACGACATTTCAGTGTCATCTTGGGTGGCTAATAAAGCGGCGGCCGCGTCCCTGGAAGGGAACGCGGCCGCCGGGTAGTGCAGGGGCGAGGTATTGGTTGTCGTTAGAAACGCGCGCGGAAGTTGATGCCGTAGGTGCGCGGCTGGTTGGTTCGGAAGCCCAGGCGGGCGCGACCGCCGCGCTCGCGGTCGAACGACAGCAGCGCGTTTTCATCGAACACGTTGTCGACGAACAGCGTGACGGTGTAGTCGCCGAAGTCGATGCCGCCGCTGAGATAGGCGATGTCGTAGGCCGGCAGCTCGAGATCGAGCGAGGTCACTTCGGCGCCGGTCATGCCGGCAAACGGCAAGCCGTGCGCGAAGTCGCCCGCACCCGGCACCTGGTCGCCCGGCTGGGTGTAGCGAGAGCCGATGTACTGCCAGGCAGCGGTGACAAAACCTTCGGCCGCGGAACCGGCCCAACCTACCGGGAAGGTGTAGGACCCGCTGAGCGAAGCCTGCTCTTCGGGCACGGTGGGCAGGCGGTTGCCGTCCTGAACGCCGCCGAGCACGTTGCCGTCGGCGTCGAACACGGTGGAATCGAACTCGGCTTCGACCACGCTGCCGGCGAACGACAGGAAGAGCCGGTCGATCGGCTCCCAGTTCAACTCGGCCTCGACACCGGTCGAGTGCGCGCTGGGCACGTTGAAGGAAATGCGCGAGGAGCACGATCCGGCATCCAGCGTGACCTGCAAGTCATCGATGTCGGCATGGAACACGGCGGCATTGAAGGTGACGTTCCTCGTCTGCGCCTTGAAGCCGAGCTCGTAGTTCCACAGGGTCTCGTCGTCATAGTCCTGGAAGTCGCCGAAGATCTCGAGGTCTTCGGGGGTACACAGGGTGACGTTGAGCGGGTCGTTGACCCCGCCCAGACGGAAACCCTGGGAAACCTGGGCATTGACCGACATGAAGTCGTTGAACTTGTAGTCGGCGATTACCCGCGGCGTGAAACCGTCCGACGAGGTCTCGTCGACCACTGCGGTGTCGCCGGCGGCGAACAGGCCGCCGGTGGTGATCGTGCGGACTTCCTCGAAGTCGTAGTAACGACCGCCGGCCGTCAGCGTCAGCCGATCGGTGACATACCAGCTGGCCTCGCCGAAGATCGCGAGCTGCTCGATGTCATAGGGCAGATCCGAGTTGAACGGAGAATCGGCCGGGAAGCCGTTGGCAACGGCCGCCGACGTACCTGCGCCCAGTACGGCATCGGTGAAGGCGTCGTAACCGGGCGTGGGCAGGCGCTGGGCATACACGCGTTCGGTATCGGAATAGAACGCGCCGACCAACCAGTCGAACACGCCTTCGCCGTTGGACGAAAGGCGGACCTCCTGGGTGAACTGCTCGACGTCGGTGGTATCGCGCAGGTTCGAAGGCAGCATCACGGCTTCGTCGGGATAGCCCAGGTCGACCGAAACACTACCGGACAGGGCACTGGCGTCACGGCTGACGAGAATGTCGCGCTCGGTAATGCTGGTCACCGAGGTCAGGTCAAAGCCGTCGAAGCCGACTGTCGCGGTCAGGTCGGCCAGCATGAACTCGTCCCCGAACTCTTCATCGAGCAGCAGGAACTGTTCGCGCTCATCGAAAGTAACCGCCGGCCGCTCGGTGGTGTACGGGTTGGCATACAGGTTGAACACTTCCTGGCGATTGAAACCGTCGGTTTCGATCTCCTGGTAAATGAGGCGGGGCGTGAGCGAAATGTTGTCGGTCGGCTCATAGGTCAGGGCTGCGCGAATGCCGCTGCGGCTTCCGCTGTTGACGTCGTTGTCGACCCGGCCGCCCTCACGCAGGGCGTCGATGTAGCCGCCGTATTCGGTGTGATAACCCACCAGCCGGAATGCACCGTTGCCATTGCCGAACGGGACATTGACCATGCCCTTGAGATGACCACCCTGGCCACCCTCGTCAATCGAGTTGAATTCAGCTTCGAAGGCCGCTTCGTGCTGGGCAAGGTTGGGCTGGTTGGTGATGTAGCGGATGGTGCCGCCGATCGATCCCGAGCCGAACAGCGTCCCCTGCGGCCCACGCAGCGTTTCCACGCGGTTGAGATCGAACAGGTCCAGGTCGGGGGTAAACAGTGACAGCGAAATGACCGATTCATCGAGGTAGACACCGACCTGTTCCTTGACGCCGGGCTGGTCGCGCACGATCTGACCGGCCGACACGCCGCGAATCGCGACCTGGCTCTGTCCCGGGCCGAGGTTCTGAATGGTCAGGCCGGCGACGTTGCGCGAGAGTTCCTCGATCGAGTCCGCGCCGGTACGTTCGATGTCGGCCTGGCTCTGGGCATTGATCGAAAACGGCACATCCTGCAGCGATTGCTCGCGCTTGGTGGCGGTGACGACAATGGTTTCCAGATCAGAACTGTCGTCGGCCGGCCGCCCCGAGCGGCCGGAACTCGTTTGTCCCTCGTTCGTCTGAGACGCCGATTCCGAGCTGTCGGAACTGCTGGCGCTCTCGGAGCTCGATTCAGCGCTCATCACAGCGGATTCGGCCTGATCAGAATCGGCGGTGTCGCTTGCCGCCGAAACGAGGCCGGCGGATGCGAGACCGAATACGATTGCGATCACTCCCAAAAAAGTATTCAACGTGTTTATTTTCATGGTATTCCCTCCAAGGTTCCCTGGCCCGAGTATACCGATTTTCAAGTAGTTCGCCATGCCGTGCGGGGTTCCAGCGTGCGAGGTCCCGGCTCAAAGCCTGCCCCGGACCTGATCCGGGGGCCGGGACGACAGGATCTTGGGACGGGCCGGGATCAGGGAGGGACAATCTTCGGGTTCTGCGCGCCTGATCACCCCGAATCTGCTAGATTCTGCGGCTCCTCCCAGCTTCAGGAAACATCGATGTCTGCAGTTTCAAAGGTTTTCCGCCCCTTGATGGCGCTGGCCCTGGCCGGCGGCCTGGTGCACATGGCGCTTGCCCAGACACCCATCATCCAGCCCGGCAAGCCGGGCGAGGCCAGTCGCACGATCAGCGCCGAGGAGGCCACCGAGCTGGCCGGCATCGGCTACTCGGAAGCCGACGTGACCTTCATGACGGACATGATTCCGCACCATCACCAGGCCCTGGTGATGTCCGCCCTGGTGGCCGAGCGCACCGGGCGTAACGAGATGACCGAGCTGGCCGAGCGTATCGCCGCCTCGCAGGAAGACGAGATTGCCTTCATGCAGGAATGGCTGCGCGATCATGGTGAGGAAGTCCCGGATCCGGCCGATCACCAGGCCATGCACACCCATCACGACATGGCCGGCATGGCCAGCCCCGAGCAGATGGCCGATCTGGAAGCCGCCAGCGGGCCGGACTTCGACGCACTCTTCCTGCAACTGATGATCGAGCACCACAAGGGCGCGCTGACGATGGTCGACGAATTGCTCGACACCAGCGGCTCGGCCCAGGATCCGGTGCTCTACGAGTTCACCACCGATGTCACCAATGACCAGGAAGCCGAAATCGAGCGCATGACGGCCATGCTGGCCGGCTTCTCGCCCGACCCGCGCGTGGGCCTGGCGGCCGGCTTCCGTGATGCCGGCGAGGCGATCGAGAACCTTGAACTGGTCGCCGCATTGCCCAAGCCGGACGGTTTCTTCGATCCCGAAAATCCCGCCGGCCTGCCGATCGAGCGCGATGACGAGGATGACGAAGAGGGCGACGACGAGGAAGCTGCGGATGAGGCCGATGAGGAAGGCGACCCCGAAGCGGCTGACGACGACGTGCGCCAGGGCGATGACGAGCCGCGCCCGGCCCTTTTGAGTTTCTCCAACACCGATATGGCCTTCACCGACCAGGTGCTGGTGACCGGCAATTACCACGGCTTCAACGTCTACGACATCAGCGGCCAGGTGCCTGAACTGATGAGTTCCATCGTCTGCCCGGGCGGCCAGGGCGACGTTTCCATCGCCGGCGACTTGCTGATCATGTCGGTACAGGAAAACCGCGCGCGACTCGACTGCGGCCTGATGGGTACGGCTGGCAAGGTGAGCGAGGATCGCTTCCGGGGCCTGCGCATCTTCGACATTTCCGACCTGACCAACCCGGTCCAGGTCGGCGCCGTGCAGACCTGCCGCGGTTCGCACACCCACACCCTCGTGACCGGCCCCGAGCCGGACGGCAAGCTGATCGTCTACAACTCCGGCACGTCCCCGGTGCGTGAGGAAGAGGAAATGGAAGGCTGCGTCGACACCCGCCGCTATGGCGATGATCGCACCGCGCTGTTCCGTATCGACATCATCGAAATCCCGGTCGACCGCCCGCAGGATGCGCGCATCGTCGACAGTCCGGCGGTGTTCGCCGATCCCGAGTCCGGCAACCTGGCCGGGCTGTGGGCCGGCGGCGATCACGGCGACGACACGCAGGACACCAACCGCACCGACCACTGCCACGACATCACGGTGTTTCCGGAAAAGAACCTGGCTGCCGGCGCCTGTTCGGGCAACGGCATCCTGTTCGACATCTCCGACCCCTACAACCCGCAGCGCATCGACGAGGTGGTCGATCCCGGCTTCGCCTACTGGCATTCAGCCACCTTCAACAACGACGGCACCAAGGTGCTGTTCACCGACGAATGGGGCGGCGGCAGCCGGCCGCGCTGCCGTGCCTCCGACCCGCTCGACTGGGGCGCCGACGCCTTTTACGACATCGTCGACGGCGAGCTGGTCAACGGCGCCTATTTCAAGATGCCGGCACCGCAGACCGAGCAGGAAAACTGTGTCGCCCACAACGGTTCGATCATCCCGGTGCCCGGGCGCGATCTCTTCGCCCAGGCCTGGTACCAGGGTGGCCTGTCGGTGGTCGACTTCACCGACTCCAACGATCCGTTCGAGATCGCTTTCTTCGACCGCGGCCCGATCGACGGCGACGACCTGGTGATGGGTGGCTACTGGTCGACCTACTGGTACAACGGGCTGATCTACGGCACCGAAATCGCCCGCGGCCTGGACGTGTTTGCGCTCAAGCCGAGCGAACACCTGAGCGAAAACGAGATCGCCGCCGCGAAACTTGCCAACGGCGGCGACCTGTTCAATCCCCAGACCCAGACGCGCCTGAGCTGGCCGAACGAGCCGGTGGTGGCCCGCGCCTATTCCGACCAGCTCGCGCGAGACGGCGCCCTCGACCAAACGGAGCGCGCGCGACTCGACCAGGCGCTGACGGCCGTCGAGGCCGGCAACGGCGATGTCGAAACCCTCAAGGCCCTTTCCGAGTCCTTCGGTGAGCAGTCCAGCGAGCACGAAGGCGCCACCCGCAAGCGACTGAGGGCCCTGGCCGAAGTGTTGAAAGGTCTGCGCTAGGCGTGGCGGGCATGGCGCCCGGACGTGCTACGCCGACCGTGCGAGATCCCGGCTCAGGGCCGGGATGACTCGGCCCCGTCGCCCCGGAACGCCCCCCTGTCGCCCCGGAAATCGCGCAGCGATTATCCGGGGCCTCGCAACTTTCAGGCGGCAGTCAGTTGTGCCGTGCCGGAATGATGCGTGGGAGGTCCCGGCTCTTCGCTATCGCTCCGGCCGGGACGACAGTCATCGCCCGGTAGCCCTTGCTGTACATTGGAAGAATGGCTGCAAACCGGCCGATCTTCCGACAAGCACCCAACGTGCCGCTGCCGGCGCGTCTGTTCTTTACTGTGTGGATGGCCGTCTGGCTGTCGATCGTCATCCTGTACGGCAGCACGCAGAACTTCTGGTGGCTGTGCAACGTGGCCCAGTTCATCGTGCTCTGGTGTGTGTGGCGACCCCTCCCCCTGCTGCTCTCGAGCCAGGCCGGCACGGTGGTGCTGGTAGGCCTTTTCTGGACGCTCGACTTCGCCGCGGGGCTGGTCCTGGGCGAGAGCCCGACTGGCGCCACCGCCTACATGTTCAACGATGAACTGCCGCTGATCCTGCGCGCGACATCGACCTACCACATGTGGCTGCCGCTGTTCGTTCTGTGGCTGTGCCGGAGCGAGCGCATCGGCTACGATCCCCGCGGCCCGTGGTTGCAGTGCCTGATCGGAACGGCGGCGATCGTCGGCAGCTGGTGGTTCGGCAACCCCGAGCGCAACCTCAATTTCACGCAGGCACCCTTAGGCATCGAACAGGTGTGGCTGCCCGACCCGGTCTACCTGGTGTGCCTATGCATCGCCACCGCGCTGCTGGTCTATCTGCCGGGGCACTGGCTGGTCCGGGCGGCGACGATCCGGAAGCCTATATGATGGGGCTGGATTCGACGGAGGCTTCGATGATGAAACGTCTGTCCTGGATTGCAATAGCCGCCGGCGCTCTGGTGTTCAATGCGGCGGCGGAGCCACCCGACACCAAGCTGCTGCTCGAAGGCGGTGGTTCGGCGCCGGCCTCATTCACCGATGACCGCGCCGACGAGCGCGCACGCATGGTCGAGGTGCAGATCGCCGGGCGCGGCGTCAGCGACGAGCGCGTGCTCGAGGCCATGCACAAGGTGCCGCGCCACGCCTTCGTGCCGGACGAACAGAAGCCGGGCGCCTACGGCGACCGGCCGCTGCCGATCGGCCACGGCCAAACCATCTCCCAACCCTATATCGTCGGCTTCATGTCCGAGGAGCTCGATGTCGAACGCGGGGATCGCGTGCTTGAGGTGGGCACCGGCTCCGGCTACCAGGCAGCGGTGCTGGCAGCCATGGGGGTGGAGGTGGTCTCGATCGAGATCATCGGCGCACTGGCACGCAGGGCCGCAGCGCAGCTCGAGCGGCTGGACTTCGGAAATGTCACCGTCATCCACGGCGACGGCTATTACGGCTACCCCGAAAAAGGCCCGTATGACGCCATTATCGTCACCGCTGCGGCCGAACACGTGCCGCCGCCGCTGGTCGAGCAGCTCAAGCCGAAGCGGCGCATGGTTATTCCGGTCGGCCGCGCCGGCTGGACGCAAAACCTGCTCCGGGTCGAAAAGACCGAGGACGGTGAGGCGCGTTCGCGCAACCTGATGGCGGTGGTGTTCGTTCCCCTCACCGGCGACCACTGACCACCGCCGTGCGTGACACCGCCAGACCCCGCGCGCTCGACCTGATCGCGCTGGGCGCGCTGGCGGGCTCGGTGCTGGCCTTCGAGGTCATTCTGCTGAGGCTGTTCGAATTCAGCCACTGGCATCATTTTGCCGGGCTGTCGATTGCGCTGGCCCTGCTGGGGCTGGGCAGCGCCGGCACGGTGCTCACGCTGCTCGGCGAGCGCGCCGTCGCCGCGGGTGATCGCTGGTTTGCCGGGGGCATGCTGATCGCCGCGGCCGGGTTCCTGTTCGTTCTGTGGCTGAACTCGCAGATCGCCTTGCGGCCGGTGTTCGCGGTCTGGGACATGGGCGAGCTGGCGCGGATCCTGGCTGTGGACCTGGCCGCCTTCCTGCCGTTCTTCGGCGCTGGACTGGCCATCGGGCAGGTGTTTCCGCGCTGGCCGGCGCATCCCGCACAACTCTATAGCGCCAACCTGTTCGGCTCGGGGTTCGGTTCGGTGGCCGCCAGCGGCCTGCTGGCCTGGTTCTCGCCCGAGGCGGCGCTGGCCATGGTGGCCGTGGTACTGGTCGCCGCCGCCGGCATGCTGGCGGTGGTGCGACGCATGATCCCGGCCACGGTGGCGGCGCTGGCGCTGCTGCTGACGGCCGGCTGGATGGTCCACGACCCCCCCGACCCGCAGGTATCCGACTTCAAGGCGCTGGCGCGGCTGACCGATCTGCCGGACTCGGAAGTGGTATCGGTCGAACCCGGTCTGTCGGGCCGGCTGAGCGTGGTGCGTGCACCCAGCCTGCGCTTCGCCCCGGGCCTGAGCCTGAACTTCACCGGCGAGGTGCCGGTAAGCGATGCCGCGGTTATCGGCAGCGACCGGGTGGTACCCCTGGCCCGGCAGGCCGGTGAATCGCCTTCCTTCGGGCAAGCTTCACTGGCCGGCCTCCCCTTGGACCTGCGCGAGCATGGCCGCGTGCTGGCCGTGGGCAGTTCGGTGTGGTCGATGCCGCTTGTCGCGGCCGGCCGCGAACTCTTGTGGCTGGAACCGGACCGGCGGCTGACCGACCGGGCGGGGTCACGGGGAATGGACTTTCGGGCGGTGACCGACGGCGCATTCCGTTTCCTGGCCACGTCGGAGCGGACGTTTGCGTTGATCAGCTTCGACGGTGCTTTCGGCGCCGGCGATGCCGCCAGCGAGGATGCGCTGATGACCCGCCAGGGCCTGTCGCTGGCGCTCGACCGGCTCGAACCGGGCGGGCTGCTGAGCCTGCCCGTGGAGATCAGCTATCCGCCGCGCCACGGGCCGCGTCTGCTGGCCACGGTTCATGCCGCGCTCCAGGCGCGCGGTATCGAACAACCCGGCGCGCACGTGGCCGCGCTGCGTTCGATGCAGGCGATGGTCGTGCTGGTTGCTGCCGAGCCTCTGGCGATGGCCGACATCGACCGGATTGGGCAGTTTGCCGAACGCTGGGGCTTCGACCGCGTGTGGCTGCCGGGCATGACGGCCGACCAGGCCAATCGAAACCACGTGCTCGACGAACCGGTGTTTCACGAGGCGGCCGCCGCTCTGTTTGCCGGACGCCAATTGCCGGAGACCGCGCGCTGGTTCGAAACCGATGCGGCCAGTCTCGACCGGCCGTATTTCTGGCGCGCCATGCGCTGGAGCACGCTGCCGACCCTGTTCGATCGTCTCGGTCAGCGCGCCGCCAGCCTGCTTGACTGGACGCTGGTGATGTCGGTGGTGTCGATGGCGGTGGTCACCGTACTCGGGCTGATGCTGATCCTGGCCCCGCTCGGCCGCATGCCGGCGTTGCGGCCACCGCTGCGCCGACTTTCGGTCGCCGGCTACTTTCTCGCCCTGGGACTGGGCTTCATGCTGATCGAGATGGCCGTCTTCCAGCGCACCGTGCTCTACCTGGACCGGCCAGTGCTGGCCGCCTCGGTGGTCTTTGCCGTGTTTCTGATCGGCGCCGGTGTCGGCAGCGCCATGGCGCCCAAGGCCCCAGCCGTGCCCCGCATATTTGGGGCGCTGGCCATCGGTGGCCTGGCGACCATTGGCGTACTGTGGCTGGCCATGGACGAGCTGCTGGCGTTACCGATCGGCTGGCGGGTGGCCGTGCTGGTCGCCGCGATGGCGCCACTGACCTGGGCCATGGGCCGGCCGCTGCCATGGGCCCTGGGTCAGCTGTCGGACCAGCCGCGCTGGATGCCCTGGGGCTGGGGCATCAACGCGTTTGCCTCAGTCGCCGCCGCCTCGCTTGCTCCGCTGACCTCCGTGCATTTCGGCCAGCCGGCCACGGTCGCTGCAAGCGCGGTCTGCTATCTGGGCGCCTGGCGAATCGCCAGCCACTGGACGGGGACATCGACCGGCGAGTAGTCGGCCAACCGGGGCGGCATGGTGCAAGGCGTTGGAAAGGCGGCTAAGATGCTAACGCATATTCCACCAGGCCCAAACCTCATGAATCGTCTCATAGCCGCACTGTTCGCACTGCTGGCCACAACCGCCGCCGCCCAGGACACCGATGCCGAGGGCGAGCTGCGCCAGCTGCTCGATGAATTCATGGCCGGGGCCTCGGCCAACGACGCGGAAATGCACGATCGCTTCTGGTCCGAGGATCTGGTCTACACCAGTTCGTCCGGCAAGCGTTTCGGCAAGGCCGAAATCATGCAGGGTCTGGCCGAGGCGCCGGCGGAGCCGGAGCAGGCCGGCCCGACCTATTCAGCTCGGGCGGTCGAAACCCGGGTCTTCGGCGATACCGCGGTGATCACCTTCACGCTGGTGGCGAGCACCGACGGCGACGAGGAAACCCGCTATTTCAATACCGGCGTGTTCCGGCTCGACTCGGACCAGTGGCGGGCAGT encodes:
- a CDS encoding FAD-dependent oxidoreductase is translated as MKRRQLLQGLLAAPLVWPLAGLQAAESRPDNGRRVVVVGAGAFGGWTALRLAQSGAQVTLIERFSPGHFMSSSGGDSRVIRHMYTNPLYVRMVERSLALYRQADREWHKRLLHPIGVLFMRQPAGAGFFEAGKPALSEVGIEHERLGPEEIAARWPQIGVDGLDEAIYEPQAGYLMARRACEAVYAALQRAGGRVVAGQAKPGTMRSGRLESARLPDGSEVRADDFVFACGPWLPELFSEVLGPVLETSRQDIYYFSPPTDGPGHSENELPVWADFGERLWYGIPGNRRWGFKVADDTRGEPVEPQDRDRQVDHAHVEMAREFMRRRFPAMGDAALEGARFCQYTNTPDGDFILDRHPEAANLWLVGGGSGHGFKHGPALGELVAESVLRGEQAEPAFALSRFDRQADANGE
- a CDS encoding type II toxin-antitoxin system death-on-curing family toxin, coding for MSDPVWLSTELIEAVHERQLIEHGGGSGVRDRGMLEPALARPQQRHVYGEDVDMISLAAAYAFGLSRNHPFVDGNKRTAAVACELFLELNGYQLVADDSDLYPVFMALAADELDEAALTEWLRGHARPEQVSETTETYA
- a CDS encoding response regulator transcription factor, whose amino-acid sequence is MDPTHELLVVDDDPVIRQLMCDVFESHGNSHDYHVQVTDSAQSARSQLDAAIPDLVILDIGLPGEDGLSLARFIREHHDIPIIIVSGAGEPIDRILGLEIGADDYLVKPFEPRELLARVRSVLRRYRKNGQQAPAASATSSIGPLRLDREGRRLTAEDGTDIELTRMEFDLLLALVDHAGRVLSRDQLLNMTQNREWDPFDRSIDIRIARLRRKLGAHPGCDDLIRTVRGVGYTFTPRKP
- a CDS encoding protein-L-isoaspartate(D-aspartate) O-methyltransferase: MMKRLSWIAIAAGALVFNAAAEPPDTKLLLEGGGSAPASFTDDRADERARMVEVQIAGRGVSDERVLEAMHKVPRHAFVPDEQKPGAYGDRPLPIGHGQTISQPYIVGFMSEELDVERGDRVLEVGTGSGYQAAVLAAMGVEVVSIEIIGALARRAAAQLERLDFGNVTVIHGDGYYGYPEKGPYDAIIVTAAAEHVPPPLVEQLKPKRRMVIPVGRAGWTQNLLRVEKTEDGEARSRNLMAVVFVPLTGDH
- a CDS encoding AbrB/MazE/SpoVT family DNA-binding domain-containing protein; protein product: MTRKLKVSAIGNSTGVILPKDVLERLRVGRGDELMVRETPDGIVLSPYDPELARQMDVAEKIMRKRRNLLKKLAE
- a CDS encoding nuclear transport factor 2 family protein, whose product is MNRLIAALFALLATTAAAQDTDAEGELRQLLDEFMAGASANDAEMHDRFWSEDLVYTSSSGKRFGKAEIMQGLAEAPAEPEQAGPTYSARAVETRVFGDTAVITFTLVASTDGDEETRYFNTGVFRLDSDQWRAVAWQATKAVD
- a CDS encoding TonB-dependent receptor — encoded protein: MSAESSSESASSSDSSESASQTNEGQTSSGRSGRPADDSSDLETIVVTATKREQSLQDVPFSINAQSQADIERTGADSIEELSRNVAGLTIQNLGPGQSQVAIRGVSAGQIVRDQPGVKEQVGVYLDESVISLSLFTPDLDLFDLNRVETLRGPQGTLFGSGSIGGTIRYITNQPNLAQHEAAFEAEFNSIDEGGQGGHLKGMVNVPFGNGNGAFRLVGYHTEYGGYIDALREGGRVDNDVNSGSRSGIRAALTYEPTDNISLTPRLIYQEIETDGFNRQEVFNLYANPYTTERPAVTFDEREQFLLLDEEFGDEFMLADLTATVGFDGFDLTSVTSITERDILVSRDASALSGSVSVDLGYPDEAVMLPSNLRDTTDVEQFTQEVRLSSNGEGVFDWLVGAFYSDTERVYAQRLPTPGYDAFTDAVLGAGTSAAVANGFPADSPFNSDLPYDIEQLAIFGEASWYVTDRLTLTAGGRYYDFEEVRTITTGGLFAAGDTAVVDETSSDGFTPRVIADYKFNDFMSVNAQVSQGFRLGGVNDPLNVTLCTPEDLEIFGDFQDYDDETLWNYELGFKAQTRNVTFNAAVFHADIDDLQVTLDAGSCSSRISFNVPSAHSTGVEAELNWEPIDRLFLSFAGSVVEAEFDSTVFDADGNVLGGVQDGNRLPTVPEEQASLSGSYTFPVGWAGSAAEGFVTAAWQYIGSRYTQPGDQVPGAGDFAHGLPFAGMTGAEVTSLDLELPAYDIAYLSGGIDFGDYTVTLFVDNVFDENALLSFDRERGGRARLGFRTNQPRTYGINFRARF
- a CDS encoding DUF305 domain-containing protein, which encodes MSAVSKVFRPLMALALAGGLVHMALAQTPIIQPGKPGEASRTISAEEATELAGIGYSEADVTFMTDMIPHHHQALVMSALVAERTGRNEMTELAERIAASQEDEIAFMQEWLRDHGEEVPDPADHQAMHTHHDMAGMASPEQMADLEAASGPDFDALFLQLMIEHHKGALTMVDELLDTSGSAQDPVLYEFTTDVTNDQEAEIERMTAMLAGFSPDPRVGLAAGFRDAGEAIENLELVAALPKPDGFFDPENPAGLPIERDDEDDEEGDDEEAADEADEEGDPEAADDDVRQGDDEPRPALLSFSNTDMAFTDQVLVTGNYHGFNVYDISGQVPELMSSIVCPGGQGDVSIAGDLLIMSVQENRARLDCGLMGTAGKVSEDRFRGLRIFDISDLTNPVQVGAVQTCRGSHTHTLVTGPEPDGKLIVYNSGTSPVREEEEMEGCVDTRRYGDDRTALFRIDIIEIPVDRPQDARIVDSPAVFADPESGNLAGLWAGGDHGDDTQDTNRTDHCHDITVFPEKNLAAGACSGNGILFDISDPYNPQRIDEVVDPGFAYWHSATFNNDGTKVLFTDEWGGGSRPRCRASDPLDWGADAFYDIVDGELVNGAYFKMPAPQTEQENCVAHNGSIIPVPGRDLFAQAWYQGGLSVVDFTDSNDPFEIAFFDRGPIDGDDLVMGGYWSTYWYNGLIYGTEIARGLDVFALKPSEHLSENEIAAAKLANGGDLFNPQTQTRLSWPNEPVVARAYSDQLARDGALDQTERARLDQALTAVEAGNGDVETLKALSESFGEQSSEHEGATRKRLRALAEVLKGLR